Proteins co-encoded in one Leptospira inadai serovar Lyme str. 10 genomic window:
- a CDS encoding helix-turn-helix domain-containing protein: MRIEGLYKHFLYTPTNFLPVWEESDGLLGLLPKETILMELADLSVADREFTRIPEEYLIQDIPESLLGYFQKQRTIPVLNSFGERKDEWDKPRLMAELSRSSWVAKGAEKPAQQSSESKEEDRTKQSQWFMEVILQNFPDGLLATDLDGHAVFYNETFEKDILTRRWFRDSILYAEKLLKEMSKDLLGNYLKTHELRLDEGKISVQTFVQDLESLVRVSVLRQKGKPLGYLYHFSPIRAKLNSQDEDGMEFPSVTEAFSQKLPLETMLKEVEGSYIYHTLKRNQENVSHAALDLGVPRTTLQNRIKFLDLGARFKLNKDQPIPRKKTGKPNSSKKSQISPKPIPLETKPKIAAKKKQSAPKKKGTPKKKAKGK, translated from the coding sequence ATGAGAATCGAAGGTCTCTATAAACATTTTTTATACACTCCGACGAACTTTCTTCCCGTTTGGGAGGAGAGTGACGGTTTGCTGGGCCTCCTTCCTAAAGAAACGATTCTGATGGAATTAGCCGACTTAAGCGTGGCAGATCGGGAATTTACCCGAATTCCGGAAGAATATTTGATTCAGGACATACCTGAGAGTCTTCTCGGATACTTCCAAAAACAGAGAACGATTCCCGTTTTAAATTCATTCGGAGAAAGAAAGGATGAATGGGATAAGCCCCGCCTGATGGCGGAGCTGAGCCGTTCTTCTTGGGTTGCAAAGGGTGCGGAAAAGCCGGCTCAGCAAAGCTCCGAATCGAAAGAGGAAGATAGGACAAAGCAAAGCCAATGGTTTATGGAAGTGATACTACAGAATTTTCCGGACGGTTTACTTGCAACGGATTTGGACGGACACGCGGTTTTTTATAATGAGACCTTTGAAAAAGATATTTTGACTCGGAGATGGTTTCGAGACAGCATTCTCTACGCGGAAAAATTGTTAAAAGAAATGTCTAAGGATCTGCTGGGAAACTATCTAAAAACGCATGAATTGCGCTTGGATGAGGGGAAGATCTCCGTTCAAACATTTGTGCAAGATTTGGAATCTTTGGTAAGAGTCTCCGTATTACGGCAAAAGGGAAAGCCCTTGGGCTATCTATATCATTTCTCTCCGATTCGGGCCAAGCTTAACTCCCAGGATGAAGACGGCATGGAATTCCCTTCGGTGACCGAAGCATTCAGTCAAAAACTTCCCTTAGAGACGATGCTAAAGGAAGTAGAGGGAAGCTACATTTACCATACATTAAAGCGAAACCAAGAAAACGTTTCTCACGCAGCCTTAGACCTTGGTGTACCGAGAACTACCTTACAAAACAGAATCAAGTTTTTGGATCTCGGGGCCCGATTCAAATTGAATAAGGACCAACCGATTCCGAGAAAAAAAACGGGTAAACCCAACTCTTCGAAGAAGTCCCAGATTTCTCCTAAGCCTATTCCATTAGAAACAAAACCCAAAATCGCAGCAAAGAAGAAGCAATCGGCTCCAAAAAAGAAAGGTACTCCCAAAAAAAAGGCCAAGGGAAAATAA
- the rho gene encoding transcription termination factor Rho has protein sequence MANPRRDSKPKLNTDNQNDYHEDEPSFPEDDPETAEIRSRKRRRGAYDGPSPVPIDLVALKKTSISELIEVAKDLGVENTGGLKKQNLIFAILQAQAERDGQVHAAGVMERLPDGYGFLRSPDYNYVPGPDDIYVSPSQIKLFGLRTGDTVEGQIRPPKESERFFAMLRVETVNGYTPDVASKRALFDNLTPLYPNERLRMEHDPSQLDTRIVDLMCPIGKGQRALIVAPPRTGKTILMQNVANAITRNHPEVTLIVLLIDERPEEVTDMARNVRGEVVSSTFDEPATRHVQVAEMVIEKAKRLVEHGRDVVILLDSITRLARAYNQVIPTSGKILSGGVDSNALHKPKRFFGAARNIEEGGSLTIIATALVDTGSKMDEVIFEEFKGTGNMEIHLDRKLSDKRIFPAIDINKSGTRKEELLLPKEILQKVFVLRKVLSPMSITESMELLLEKMRQSKTNEAFLASMNA, from the coding sequence ATGGCTAACCCAAGAAGAGACTCTAAGCCCAAACTCAATACAGACAATCAAAACGATTATCACGAAGACGAACCAAGTTTCCCGGAAGACGATCCGGAAACCGCAGAGATCCGTTCTAGAAAGCGCCGGAGAGGTGCGTATGACGGACCAAGCCCTGTTCCGATAGATCTGGTCGCTTTAAAGAAAACCTCTATTTCCGAACTGATCGAAGTCGCAAAGGATCTGGGTGTTGAAAACACCGGGGGACTCAAAAAGCAGAATCTGATTTTTGCCATACTCCAGGCTCAGGCCGAACGAGACGGACAGGTTCATGCTGCAGGAGTCATGGAACGACTCCCGGACGGTTACGGATTTCTTCGTTCTCCGGATTATAACTATGTTCCGGGACCGGACGATATCTATGTATCTCCGTCACAAATCAAATTATTCGGTCTTAGAACCGGAGATACGGTAGAAGGCCAGATTCGTCCTCCTAAGGAATCCGAAAGATTCTTTGCGATGCTTCGGGTCGAGACGGTCAACGGGTACACTCCCGATGTCGCTAGTAAGAGAGCTCTTTTCGATAACCTAACTCCGTTATATCCGAACGAAAGATTGAGAATGGAGCATGATCCTTCTCAATTAGATACCCGTATCGTGGATTTAATGTGCCCGATCGGAAAAGGCCAGCGGGCATTGATCGTCGCTCCTCCTCGGACCGGTAAAACGATTTTGATGCAAAACGTTGCGAACGCGATCACTCGCAATCACCCGGAAGTCACCTTAATCGTACTTTTGATCGATGAGCGTCCGGAAGAGGTTACCGATATGGCACGCAACGTTCGGGGAGAAGTGGTAAGTTCCACCTTTGACGAACCTGCGACTCGTCACGTTCAGGTGGCCGAGATGGTTATCGAAAAGGCAAAACGTCTCGTAGAACACGGAAGAGACGTGGTCATTCTATTGGATTCGATCACCCGATTGGCCCGCGCCTATAACCAGGTGATTCCGACTTCCGGAAAAATTCTTTCCGGTGGTGTGGACTCCAACGCCCTTCACAAGCCGAAGCGTTTTTTCGGTGCCGCCAGAAACATAGAAGAAGGCGGTTCTTTGACGATTATCGCGACTGCACTCGTCGATACCGGATCCAAAATGGACGAAGTGATTTTCGAGGAATTTAAAGGAACCGGTAATATGGAAATCCACTTGGATCGTAAGCTTTCCGATAAACGAATCTTCCCGGCAATCGACATAAACAAATCCGGAACCCGAAAGGAGGAACTTCTTTTGCCGAAGGAGATCCTTCAGAAGGTCTTTGTTCTCCGAAAAGTACTTTCTCCCATGAGTATCACGGAAAGCATGGAATTATTGCTCGAAAAAATGCGGCAATCAAAAACAAATGAAGCCTTTTTGGCCAGCATGAACGCCTAA
- a CDS encoding adhesin OmpL37 family surface protein: protein MGLNRFRILVILSSALVVSGLSDRILGVSPDQTNLAILIDENKLNLKFINICASNLTPQLTEEKNTKPQTNAPTAAENAQGGQTPAGSAPAGEEELYKKLNTFDNYRSFRKANQADFNGNMWYFQGNYSLSYKNLKSAQAEMKELFQVVHENYVRTARILLEAASPLIIRSNDKIAQHLLKLGFRDLKASEDSFTAAYNSSPQQYRVKLVLHGDGIRIARRAKRFAILAMISAKTPNDDKAEYQFVNLDEMRNAAEKENISDYDRIRNALIDYIDNELITQKIVPPGEGKSNPIDLLETHDDNYSFITNGRVSFLEKSNEEIRSDDMNRKEALPQVPSSSGATPGATGK from the coding sequence ATGGGTCTAAATCGCTTTAGAATCTTAGTCATACTCTCCTCGGCTTTAGTCGTTAGCGGATTGTCGGATCGAATCCTCGGGGTATCCCCGGATCAGACCAACTTGGCGATCTTGATCGATGAAAATAAGCTGAATCTGAAATTTATTAATATTTGCGCGAGTAACCTGACTCCCCAACTCACGGAGGAGAAGAATACTAAGCCGCAAACCAACGCGCCGACCGCCGCGGAAAATGCTCAGGGTGGACAAACCCCTGCCGGTTCGGCCCCTGCCGGCGAAGAAGAGCTTTATAAAAAATTGAATACGTTTGATAACTATCGTTCTTTTAGAAAAGCGAATCAAGCGGACTTTAACGGAAATATGTGGTACTTCCAGGGGAACTACAGTCTTTCGTATAAGAATCTTAAATCCGCGCAAGCGGAAATGAAGGAGCTCTTTCAAGTCGTTCATGAAAATTACGTTCGTACTGCCAGAATCCTATTGGAAGCCGCCTCTCCTTTAATTATCCGCTCTAACGATAAGATCGCGCAACATTTACTGAAGCTCGGTTTTAGGGATTTAAAAGCCTCCGAGGATAGCTTCACGGCGGCATACAATTCCTCGCCGCAACAATATAGAGTGAAACTTGTTTTGCACGGAGATGGGATTAGAATCGCTCGTAGAGCGAAGCGCTTCGCCATTTTGGCCATGATTTCCGCAAAGACTCCGAACGACGATAAAGCGGAATATCAATTCGTGAACCTGGATGAAATGAGAAACGCTGCGGAAAAAGAGAATATATCCGATTACGATAGAATTAGAAATGCGTTAATCGATTATATTGATAACGAACTGATTACCCAAAAAATCGTTCCTCCCGGTGAGGGAAAAAGCAACCCGATCGATCTGTTGGAAACTCACGACGATAATTATAGTTTTATAACAAACGGGCGCGTGTCTTTCTTAGAAAAAAGTAATGAAGAAATTCGTTCCGATGATATGAATCGAAAGGAAGCCCTTCCTCAGGTACCTTCCTCGAGCGGAGCTACACCCGGGGCGACGGGGAAATAA